AGCAGATGACCTCGAGCATTCAGCAGAACGCCGACAACGCCCGGCAGACGGACAAGCTCGCCTCCAAGGCCGCCGAGGATACCCGATGCAGCGGCGATGCGGTGGTGCAGACGGTCACAGCGATGAAGGACATCGCGGAAAAGATCACCATCATCGAGGAAATCGCCCGCAAGACCGACCTGCTCGCCCTGAACGCCGCGGTCGAGGCCGCCCGGGCCGGCGAACACGGGAAGGGTTTCGCAGTGGTGGCTTCTGAGGTTCGCAAGCTGGCTGAGCGCAGCCAGACCGCGGCGGCGGAGATCAGCAAGCTAACCGTGGAGGGGGTGAAGGTGGCCGAGGGGGCCGGGCAGCTCCTCACCAAACTGGTTCCGGATATTCGGAAAACAGCCGAGTTGATTCAGGAGATCAACGCCGCCAGCGCGGAGCAGGGCACAGGCGCAGGCCAGGTGAACAAGGCCATCCAGCAGCTCGACCAGGTCATCCAGCAGAACGCCGCCGCGTCTGAGGAATTGGCCTCAACGGCCGAGGAGCTCTCCAGCCAGGCTGAGCAGCTGCAGGCAAGCATCGGGTTCTTTAAGGTCAACACCCACAATCGGACGGCCGCCTCCGGGCTCGGGTCGGCGCGGGCGGCCGCAGCGGCCAAGCCGAAGAGTGCCAGGTCTGAGTCTGCGTCCTCGCCGGCTCGCGCCGCCAAGACGACGGGCAAGTCGATTGATTTGTCGGATCCGAATGCCGAGTCGGATCAACACGACAAGGAATTCACCAGCTACTAAACCACGCACCCTCAAACCATGCCCGCTCGTCCAAATGTGAAGGTTTCGTCGGGAGGGAATGGCCAGCCTGAAGCGGTCGCCCTGAACGATGCGCTAAACCTGTCGGCGGACAATTTTGCCCGCTTTGCCGAGTTCATTACCCGTGAGTTGGGAATCATGATGAATGAGAGCAAGGTTTCGATGCTGCAAAGCCGGCTGATGCGGCGGCTGCGGCATCTCGAACTCGATTCGCTGGACGACTATCAGGATTACCTCTTCAATTCGCCGAACGCGGAGGAGGAGCGCGTTCACTTCATTGATGCCGTCACGACCAACAAAACGGATTTCTTTCGCGAGCCCCGGCATTTTGAGTATTTGACCCGAACCGCGATGCCCAATCTCGCCCTCCAATACGGAAAAGGCCCGAACTGGCGCTTCAAGCTCTGGTGCGCCGGGTGTTCCACGGGCGAGGAACCTTACACTCAGGCGATGGTCCTGGGGGAATACGCCCGCGAGAGGAGAGGGTTCGATTTTGTTGTGCTTGCCACCGACATCTCCACTCGCGTGCTGGAGCAGGCCAGCGCGGGGATCTACGAGGAGGCTCGCATTGAGCCTGTGCCCGAACCGTTACGCCCGCGTTACCTGATGCGGAGCAAGGATCCGGCACAGGGATTGGTGCGGATCGTTCCCGAACTGCGTCGCCGCATCCACTTCCATCGGTTGAACTTCATGGATGGCAATTACAACGTTAAGGACGAGTTCGAAGTGATCTTCTTTCGGAACGTGATGATCTATTTCGACAAGCCGACGCAGGAGTCAGTGATCAACAAGCTTTGCCGCAACCTTAAGCCCGGCGGGTATCTTTTCGTGGGACACTCGGAATCACTGGCCGGTTTGAACATCCCCGTGACCCCGGTCGCGTCCGCCGTGTTTCGGAAGCCTTTATGAAGGCATCGAAGCTACCCCAGCTTCACCTTAAGCCCGGCGAACTCATTCTTTGCCGGGAGCCTAGCATGATTGTAACCGTGCTCGGATCGTGCGTCTCCGTCACCATGTTTCACCCGCGATCCCACCTCGCCGGGATTTGCCACGCGATGCTGCCGGACGGCCGTCCCGGGGCCGCCGGTGACCAGGAGGCATGCCCCTACCGGTATGTCAGCGAGGTCGTCCCGCGCATGTGCGATCATTTCCGGCAAGCCGGACTCAGGCCGGAGGAGATCGAGGTGAAACTGTTCGGGGGCGGCAATGTCATCAGCATGTCAGAAGTCCCCTCCCGCGAACGATGGATCGGGAACGCCAATGTGCGTCGGGCTCGGGAACTGCTTAAGCAAGCCGGGTTCACCATTCACGCCTCCAACGTCGGGGGAACCGATGGCAGAAAAATTCTATTCAACACCGCGACCGGGGAGGTGATGCACAAACATCTCGGTCATCGGAATCCAACTCGCTTGCCATGAATAAACCCAAGATCCGAGTGCTGGTGGTAGACGACTCCGCGACCGTCCGACAGAGCCTGAAGGAGATTCTCGAGACGGATCCATCCATTGCTGTGATGGCGACTGCGAGCGATCCCTACATGGCGGTTGAGCGGATCCGCGAGGAGGTTCCCGACGTCATCACCCTCGATGTTGAGATGCCGAGGATGGATGGTATCACCTTTCTGCAGCGGATCATGAGCCAGCACCCGATCCCGGTCGTCATCTGCTCGACGTTGACTGAGAAAGGGTCGGAAACCGCCATCGCGGCCCTGGAGAAGGGCGCCGTCGACATCATCACCAAACCGAAGCTGGGCACGAAGCAGTTCTTTCAGGAGTCGTGTGTGCACATTTGCGACGTGGTGAAATCAGCCGCCCTGGTCCGCGTGCGGGAAAGGCGTGCCGCCGCTCCGGCGCTGCAGGTGCAACCCAAGCTCTCAGCCGACTCAGTCATCGCCAAAGCCACCTCGCAGGCCATGATCCAGACCACGGAGAAGATCGTTGCTATTGGCGCATCGACCGGCGGCACCGAAGCGCTTCGGGAGTTCCTCCAGGCTTTGCCCGCCGATTCGCCCGGCATCGTGATCGTGCAGCACATGCCGGAAAAGTTTACCGCCAGCTTTGCTGCACGCCTGAACGAGCTCTGCGCGGTAACAGTGAAGGAGGCCGCGGACGGGGATTCCGTCATCCGGGGCCAAGTCTTGATTGCCCCAGGCAACAAGCACACGCTGCTGAAGCGTAGCGGCGCACGCTATTTCGTCGAGGTCAAGGACGGCCCCCTCGTCAGCCGCCATCGGCCGTCTGTCGATGTCCTGTTCCGATCTGCCGCACGATATGCCGGGAAGAACTGCGTAGGCGTCATCATGACGGGCATGGGTGACGATGGCGCTCGCGGAATGCAGGAGATGAAGGAGGCCGGAGCACTGAACATCGCCCAGGACGAGGCGAGCTGTGTAGTTTTTGGCATGCCCGCCGAGGCCATCAAGCATGGGGGTGTCAGCAAGGTGTTGCCGTTGTCCACGATTGCCGACGAAGTGGTGCGACTCTGCTCCTGACTCATGATCATCCCCAGCAACTATTCTCCTTGCTAGAGTGCGGGGTGATAGGCTTATTTTCGGTTCATTGACCTCCACGCAGGAACCCTAATGTGGAAGCCGCGGCATCGGGCCTATGAATGAACCTGTCCATACCTCCGATACCAAGAAGTCACCAAGGCATTGCTCTCTAAACCGACGTCGATTTCTTTCGGGCCTGGCCGCCGTGGGGTGGTGCTCCCAGAACTGGTTGGTTCCTCACGCGGCGGCGCTCGATAAACCGGAACCGTTTGTCCAGACCGTCACTGGTCCCATCCCGGCGGCAAAACTGGGCCGTACCCTCGTGCATGAGCATGTGATGTGCGACTTTGTCGGCGCCGGGCAGACGGGGCGTCACCGGTGGGACGTCGACACGGTGGTCAAGCGCATGCTTCCCTATTTGCGAGAGCTTCGCGACCGCGGTTTCACCGGGTTCGTCGATTGCTCGCCGGCGTTCATCGGCCGCGACCCTCGGGTGTTGAAGCAGCTCGCCGAGGCAACCGGCCTCCACCTGATCACCAACACCGGTTATTACGGCGGGGCTAACGACAAGTTTGTGCCGCCGCATGCCTACGATGAGTCCGCCGACCAGCTCGCCGGGCGTTGGACGGCGGAGTGGGAGCGCGGTATCGAGGACACGGGCGTCAAACCCGGCTTCCTGAAGATCGGGGTCGACGAGGTTAAGGGCGACTCTGTTCGGCTGTCGGAGATCGATGAGAAACTGGTTCGCGCCGCGGCTATTACCTCAGGTCGAACCGGACTCAGCGTGACGTGTCATACCGGTGGCGGACCTGCCGGTCTGGCCGCAACCCGGCTTTTCGCGGAGCAGGGGGGAATGCCGTCCCGGTTTGTCGTCGCTCACTCAGACAGCCATGGACTTTCTTTTAACCAACAGATTGCCGAATTGGGAGCCTGGGTCTCCTTCGATGCGGTCAGCCGCCGCCCATTGGAGCAACACCTCAAACTGGTGGCTGCCCTGCTCGAGAAACACGCCGGTCGGCTCCTTCTGTCCCAGGACAACGGATGGTACAACGTAGGCCAGGAAGATGGGGGCGAGGTGCGGGGATTCACCTATCTCAACGACACGTTGTTGCCCGCACTCCGAGCCGCGGGCGTGGCCCAGGCTGCGATCGACCGACTCACGATTCAGAATCCCGCCCAGGTTCTGGGGATCACACCGTTGAAACCGCGGTGAGCGCGAGACCCCGCTGCCTCCGTTGCTCTGTATCGGCCGGGAATGATTTAGCAGATCCTCGCTCCTTCGGATGAGGTCCTGATTTCATGACATCTAATACCAAAGGTCCGAAGCGGCTGTATTGCCGAATTTGTCCGATCCTCAGTTTTGGAGGCAAAGAAGCGGGTCCTCTGCCGCGTTAATACCCACGGTGGGGTCGGCCCCCCCAATTTCACCCACTTCTAGTGGCACCTTAATCGGCCCCTTGCGCGATTGACTGAGTGGCCGGACGCGATTATCGTGTCACAATGTCGTCATGCTTCCTTCGCAAGGAACCTAGATCTCCTTTCCGGATCCGGTGGGCGCGTTCCACAGGAACGGCTGGTTGTGCGTTTGTGTGGCTTCTTTGCGGCTGGCTTTCGGGCTTGGCTGATGCCCAGGTGGCTCAAGATTGGATCGGCGTTAGTTCGGCCTATCCGAGCGGCTCGGGTCAGTCGGGACTCGGGGTGACAAGCCTCGATCCACGAACCGGTAGCTTTGGCACCAATAGGCTCGTGTTCGTCACGGCAGGTATCTCTCGTGATGGTCGGCGGATCGCCTATCGTACTGGAACAGACCTGCGCGTGGCCAACCTGGACGGTAGCTCGGACAAGGTCATTGTCTCCGGTCTCAGCACTGCCAACGTGAATGCCATGGTTCGGTGGTCACCGGTTGGCGATCGGCTCGCCTTTCTGACGACAGGCATCGAGATCGTGTCCCCTCTGGGCGCGTCCCTCGGCAAGATCGAAGATGGCAGCATCGCCTCGTTCGATTGGTCCCCTGACGGGTCCAAAATTGTCTACTCGAACACGAAAGGGGTCCAGGTGAAGATCCCCAATGCCAGACGCGGGGAAATGCAATTCATCTTGGGAACGGAGGGCAGAATCAAGGTCCGGGACTTATCGACGGGAAGTACCCGCGTCATTCATGAAAGCATTCCCACCGTGGATTGGGTAGACAACTTCTTCGTGGTCTACACCTCCGCCGGTCCCTCTCCGGTCCAATTCCGATGGTCACCTGTCGGTGACGTTCTAGCGATTGGACACGCTGTCACTAAGACCGTGATCAGAGCCGTTGGAGGAGCGCCACGGCCGAAACCCGCTGGGATCGAGGATGATCAACGGAGCCTGTCTCTGTTGGATGTTCGCACGGGCGCCATTCAGCATCTCGTGACCTCGCATTGGTCGGCGTTCAACCCTGCGCTGCCGGCGTGGTCACCCGATGGTTCGGAAATCGTATACGTCGCCGGCGCGGCGGGTTTGCATGTCATCAGCAGTTCCACATCTGCGGGTGGATTGCCGGCCATCGGATCGCACACTCCCCTCGGGCGGTTGCTCGCCCGGCCGTCGTCCTATCCAGGACCGGACGTGCGGCCTCTAGACTGGATCGACCCGGTTCCCGTCCGCTTTCTGATTTCGACGCGCTCCAGCCATTTTGAGCCTGGCCAAACGTTCACCGCCACCGTGACCGCCGCTCTGACACGGCCCGAGCCTCACACCGTTCGCTTCGAGCACCCGTTGCTCCAGGTCGATGATCCGCAAATTCTCGAGCTAGGGGATCGCGAGGCTGTCGGCGCCATACAACTGACCTTGGACCAGCCCAGCGCATCCTTTTCCGTGGCCATGACCGCGCTCGAACGGGGAGTTGCCGAGCTTACCGCGATGGCGACCGCCGTGAACAGCGAGAGCAACCAGACGTCGCTTCGCGCCTCCAAGAAAGTCGTGGTGAACCCGTTGGAGGTGGAGATTGACATCACGCCTCCCAACCTGGTGCTGAACCTGACCCCGCAGAGCCGCAAGAGCGCGGAGTGCGTCCTCCTTGAGAACGGTGTCGTCAAGCAAGCCACGAACTGCATCGAGATCGTGGCGCGTATCCGGAACTCTTCAGCCTTTGAGGTGAAGAGCGTGGGAATCACTTTTGCGGAGAAGGTCCTGGCTCTCATCCAGAGCACCATCGCTACGAATCCCGCCGTTCCTCTCCTCCCCGTGCTGTTCACCCCTCCGTCGGGGCTGGAGCCGGGCGGCGAAGCGAAGCGAGTCGATTTGGCCCCGGGCGAGACGGCGGTCTATCGCTGGAATCTCGACGCTTTCGCGGCTCCCGCCTCCCTCAGCATCAAGGTGCGGGCGACCGGAGCTCTCAAGGGCACTGAAGTGGTCGGATTTCGCCAGAAAGACTTTAAATTAGTGGACAGGGTGCTGCTGGAATGGGGCATCCGGCCGACGGACGGCAGAACGGCATATCTCTCTGGGCAATCGGTACGGGTTGACGGCTTCCTGAAAAATGTGTCCAAGGCCAGCGGGGAGGCGAAGGATTTGGTGGCGATGGTCTACCAGCTACCTGAGGGGAACCTGGGAGGAGGATTCATGGCTCCGTCGACACAAGCCGGCCTCACGGCCGACCGCTATTTCATTTTTGAGATTCCCGCTGAAGGCCCTTTGAGTCGGATCCCCATCAGCTCGGTAATGCGCTCCTTTCACACCTACTCGCCAGCTCGGGGAAAGGTTCGGTATGGGGTTCGCTTATGGGTGCGGGAGGCCAGTGGGTCGCTGACTCCCGCCACCGACCAGGCGCTTCTCGACGAAGAATGGCGCGATGAATTCGACGTGCAATTTGCGGCTGCTCCCCCTCCTCCCGACGGCTTTCGGGAGGAGTGTTTGGACGCAGGAGTACCCTCGATGATCTGCGGCCTGAGCCATGGGATCTATTTTGAAGGGACCGAATCTGTTCTCGGCTTACTGCAATTCGCGGGTAGTGCCGGCAGCGAGTTGAAAAACCTTGGGGGGATGATTCTAGGGCAGCATGCGTTTCTGGCCAGCCGGCTTTGGAGGACGGTCCAGGGCGATCCCGCGGCCTTGGACGCGCTGCTTCAGGAGGCGTATGTGGAGTATCTCACGTTCGTTAATTTGGGGGTGATGGCGGGGGAGGCGGGCGGCAAGATTCCCATGGCATTCCAGGCCTTCTCGGTCGCCACTGTTGGGGCGGTCGATCGCTTTTTCAGGGCGGTGGACGAGGGCGATCTTGAGGAGGTGCAATTCCAGGTGGGCAAATTCTTCGGGGCTAACCCGGATCTTCTGTTCGAGCCCTTGGTCGTCGCTCGGAATTTCCAAACCCTCACCCGCAGCCTTAAGAATCTGGCCGAAGGCGCCACCGACAATGTCATTGCGAAGGCTCAACGGCAGGAGGCGGAACGTCAGGCTGCCAGCCTGGACGCCAGAATAGCGGCCGCCGAAGCCGATCCCAACGTAACGGATATCGCCACGGCGCTTCGTGCGGGTGACTCGCTCACCGACAACCTTCTCGCAAAGATCTACGGAATCTCCTCCGAGCAGCGCCGCCGCCTCCAGCAGTTCGCTAAAAAATATGATGCGATTGTTACCTTCCGGACCCGGCATCCGAGATCCCTTCAGCTGCTGCGCGAAAAGCTCGCGTGGCCTAAGCCGCAGGCGCTGAAGTGGAAGTGTGTAAACGATATCGATGTCGACTTCCTCGGCTATCGGAGGGAGTCGCTGGCCCGGATCGAACTGGTCGAACCTCCGGCAACCCTTGTGGGTAAGACCGGGGATGCGTTGGACGACTCCTTGGATCGCTACATGGCGCAGCTTAAGCAGAGCAAACCTGCGCTCAATGGAAACCCCGTGCTCGAATCGGAGGTCCGGCAACGTTTGAAGCAGCGCGTGGAGGAGTGGGACAAGTTAAGCCCCACCCTGGATCTGAAGGGCGAGGTGTCCACCACCAAAATCGACATTGATTTCGATGCTGGCGCCCAGGGCGTTTCTGGACGCAAGGCGGGAGTCACCGACGAACGAACCGTTACCCAAACCCCGGTAGGTGCGGTGACTGACCCTGTGAGCGGAGCTCCGCGTCGCACGTGGGAGCTCAAAATGTCGGGACCGAGCGGAACGGCGGATCGCTTCGTGACGGGAGATGTAGACTTTCTCGCCATTTTTGACCGGCATAGCGGGATGATTCGCGACGAGAATACGCGGATCAAAATGTACCACGAACTTGCCGTCATCATGGATATGCAACACGGTGAAAGTTTCACGTTCTTCCTACAGGATACTCGCGTCGAGTATCTCCGTTGTTGCGTCGAGGGGGCAGGGGAGGCGATGGCAACGATCGGTCCGTGGGGAAGATCCACTCCGACAGCCGGCTATTTTGTCGATAACCTTTCTGTTTTCGAGGATGGACCCAATACGAAGTTCCTGGGTCCCCGAAAATATCTGCTGAACTCCGAGGGAACTCCCAAGCTGAAGGATGGCAAGCCGATCGAGCTTCGACGCGCGGATCCCACTGGCGAGTTTATGCTCATCAACGGGATGGCATCTGCGGCCAGTGTGAAATACGGTCTCATTGCGCACTTTCTCCCGCTGACGTTTCAGCAGTCGATAGCGGGATTTTTGCAGCGTCTCCCCTTCTATTTTCCGAGTTACCTGGCACGACTCCTTTCTCCCCCCGATGATCCGGCGTCCTTGCCATCTACCGCACCGATCCCGTTCCTTGCCGATGGTTTCCTGCCCCCGCCTGCTCAGGTATTCTTTGACGTCGGGGGGCCGGTTCTCCAAGGCGGCGGCCTGGCGCCCGGGGAGCAGGGTATCGCGGGGCTTCAAGTCTGGACACGCGAGCGGCGATGGAGTCCAGTCACCCCCGCACAGGCTTTGGCTCTCGGACAGCCCGGCGTCGCTGACATAGCGCCCATGACTTCCGTGGCCGGGAATGCGGATGCTGGGGTCCGCACTTTCGAGATCACCACACAGGATGAGCTGGAGACCAGTGGCAGATTTCTTCAACCCGGCGACCAGGTCGTCCTGAGTCCCGGTGGTCTCAACGAAGAGTTTGCGGTAATCACATCGCTCGCTCCCTTCACCCTCGCCAGTCCGCTGGTTTTCGATCACGCCCGAGGCGATATCATCGCCTTCCTTCAAGCTGGAGCCAGCGATTCGGATGGAGATGGCCTTACGGATGCCGAGGAAGCGGCTGGCCGTACCGGGCCAAACGACCCTGACACGGACCGCGATGGCCTTTCCGACGGCGGCGAGGTGCTGTTGGGGACGGACCCGTTAGATATCAATTCCGTGTTGCGGATTTTCTCCATCCGGCATGATCCGGAGACGGCCGCCGTCTCCATCTTCTGGTCTGCGGTTCCGGGCCGAACCTATACCCTGGAGGTTCGACTAGGGGCGGCTTCAGAACCTTGGACCCCGGCCGCGGTAGCGATAGCTCGCGAAGCCGTGTTGGCGGTCACCTTGCCGGCCGACGATGAAAACCCATTGTTAACTGAACGTTTCTATCGCGTTCGGCTCGGGGATTAACAAGCACCTTAGCCCAGACTGGTTACATAGGATGTCAGACCGCTGCTTCACGACGCCCCCCGAGGGTTGTCGTGCTCATCACGGCTGGGCCTGCTTTTGTGAACTCCCTCAGCGGCCTACTCCGCGTAGCCCAGCGCGTTGCGGTCGGGGGCGTGTGTGGCCGTCGAGGTGTTCCAGCGGAAGATGCCGGCGTCCGATGCCGCGGTCCCCGAGCCGGACTGTATGGTGAAGCTTGTCAGGTCGAACCTGGTCTGGCCGGCGGGGAAGGTGCGGGTTCCGGGGTCGGTCTGATAGGAGGTTTGGACATTGTCGAACGTCGTTGTGACGGTCATGGCGTTCTTGGCTTTGGCGATCATGCTGACGCCGCCAGTGCCGTCGCTGAAGAAGCTTAGCGAACCATAAAAGGCGGAATCGACTTGATTGAATCCAACATAGGTAATGGTTAGGTCCACCGGCCGAGGAAGGCTCCAAGTTACCGTTCCATTTCCATCGGGATAGGGATAGACACCCGAGGCATGGCTCACGCGGCAGGTCGAGTCAGACGCCGCGGTGGCCCCCGAACCCCGGAAGGTGGGTTCTTCGTAAGGGCGGAGGCGCGATGAGTGAACATCGGCGCGAAAATGCAGACGGAACTCGGTGGTGGCGGAGGGCTGCGGCCTCCCGATGGAGAAGTATTTCTCCCCAGTCGCCTCGAGCCACCATTCGGTGAGGGGAACCGTGTTGCTGTCGTGTCCCCGCTGCACCACCGTCACGTCCCCGGCTGAGGGCTGTCGTCGGGCCGGCAAAGGACATACGACCTCGGTGGGATTCAGTGCCATCCCGCTATTTTCAATCCGTCGCGCGGTCGCCGGTATCTCCACGCTGGCCGTTCCGTTCCCCAACCGCACGGTCGTGGGCGCATCAGGATCAAACAAGCCAACGATCCGAAGCTCCTCCTTGCTCTCGTCGACATGCATCGAGAAGATACTGGGGGCCAACAATCCAAAGTTGCTCCCCCGGTCCGCCGACTCATACCAACTCAGCTTCGCACCGTCCTTCGGATCGGTGTCGAAACCCGACCTTTGGAGATAGTCCACGGCAGCCAGACGATCGAAGGCACGTTGAGGGGGGCTCACGTCCAGTATCTGGCTGCCGCCGAGCAGCGTGTCGAAGACCACTTGAGTCGTCTGCAAGGCACCGCCGTCGTCGACCTCCTTGGACCAACCTGCATACATGTCGGTCCCTTTGGCGATGCAAGCTTCCACGAACGAAGATGCGCCCGCGCTGCCGCCATGACAGGTGTCGATGTAGACCAGGCTGTTCCTGCCGAAGCTCCAGTGTTGGCTGACGAAGCGCGGGAGGATGCAGTAAAAGAGCGGAAAGGTGGTTGGCTCGCCGGATTCGCGTCGCAGTCCTTTCAAGGCGGCTGGCCCCAGGGCTGCATAGCAAACCTCCCCTTTGTCGAAATCCGCCTTGAACAGGCTCTCGTTGGCCGGGGTCACCAGGGTTGAGGTCGCCACCGCGAATATGCTTTGGTCCATAATGATCCGGTCCCCGGTAGTCCCGTTGGTCGTGATGGAACGGAGCATGGCGAGACCTCCGTGGGAATCGATGTACAGGATGCCGATATCCCCGCCCAGGTTCGCCACGTTCTTCAACTGAGGCAGGGTAGCCTCGCCCCCCATCACCTCATACTGGCGATTTCTGAAAGCAGGCACCAATGAGTTCAACACCGGGGCTTCGATGCTCGGTAGCGTTGCTTTGAACAACACTGCTCGTGAGGAGAAGGGCAGGGCGGTCGGCCGGACAGGTTGAACATCCATGAGCTGCGGTGGAGGGGGCACCGTGAGGCTCCCTGTGGAAACGCCCGTGCGCAAGAGGGGGCGAGAAGGAATGGGAGGTAACGACTCGAGCCCCTGAACTGCCTGCGGCTTCCTCACGATGGGGTTTGAGTCAGCGGGCTGGCGATTGTTGATGATG
The DNA window shown above is from Verrucomicrobiales bacterium and carries:
- a CDS encoding PD40 domain-containing protein; the protein is MWLLCGWLSGLADAQVAQDWIGVSSAYPSGSGQSGLGVTSLDPRTGSFGTNRLVFVTAGISRDGRRIAYRTGTDLRVANLDGSSDKVIVSGLSTANVNAMVRWSPVGDRLAFLTTGIEIVSPLGASLGKIEDGSIASFDWSPDGSKIVYSNTKGVQVKIPNARRGEMQFILGTEGRIKVRDLSTGSTRVIHESIPTVDWVDNFFVVYTSAGPSPVQFRWSPVGDVLAIGHAVTKTVIRAVGGAPRPKPAGIEDDQRSLSLLDVRTGAIQHLVTSHWSAFNPALPAWSPDGSEIVYVAGAAGLHVISSSTSAGGLPAIGSHTPLGRLLARPSSYPGPDVRPLDWIDPVPVRFLISTRSSHFEPGQTFTATVTAALTRPEPHTVRFEHPLLQVDDPQILELGDREAVGAIQLTLDQPSASFSVAMTALERGVAELTAMATAVNSESNQTSLRASKKVVVNPLEVEIDITPPNLVLNLTPQSRKSAECVLLENGVVKQATNCIEIVARIRNSSAFEVKSVGITFAEKVLALIQSTIATNPAVPLLPVLFTPPSGLEPGGEAKRVDLAPGETAVYRWNLDAFAAPASLSIKVRATGALKGTEVVGFRQKDFKLVDRVLLEWGIRPTDGRTAYLSGQSVRVDGFLKNVSKASGEAKDLVAMVYQLPEGNLGGGFMAPSTQAGLTADRYFIFEIPAEGPLSRIPISSVMRSFHTYSPARGKVRYGVRLWVREASGSLTPATDQALLDEEWRDEFDVQFAAAPPPPDGFREECLDAGVPSMICGLSHGIYFEGTESVLGLLQFAGSAGSELKNLGGMILGQHAFLASRLWRTVQGDPAALDALLQEAYVEYLTFVNLGVMAGEAGGKIPMAFQAFSVATVGAVDRFFRAVDEGDLEEVQFQVGKFFGANPDLLFEPLVVARNFQTLTRSLKNLAEGATDNVIAKAQRQEAERQAASLDARIAAAEADPNVTDIATALRAGDSLTDNLLAKIYGISSEQRRRLQQFAKKYDAIVTFRTRHPRSLQLLREKLAWPKPQALKWKCVNDIDVDFLGYRRESLARIELVEPPATLVGKTGDALDDSLDRYMAQLKQSKPALNGNPVLESEVRQRLKQRVEEWDKLSPTLDLKGEVSTTKIDIDFDAGAQGVSGRKAGVTDERTVTQTPVGAVTDPVSGAPRRTWELKMSGPSGTADRFVTGDVDFLAIFDRHSGMIRDENTRIKMYHELAVIMDMQHGESFTFFLQDTRVEYLRCCVEGAGEAMATIGPWGRSTPTAGYFVDNLSVFEDGPNTKFLGPRKYLLNSEGTPKLKDGKPIELRRADPTGEFMLINGMASAASVKYGLIAHFLPLTFQQSIAGFLQRLPFYFPSYLARLLSPPDDPASLPSTAPIPFLADGFLPPPAQVFFDVGGPVLQGGGLAPGEQGIAGLQVWTRERRWSPVTPAQALALGQPGVADIAPMTSVAGNADAGVRTFEITTQDELETSGRFLQPGDQVVLSPGGLNEEFAVITSLAPFTLASPLVFDHARGDIIAFLQAGASDSDGDGLTDAEEAAGRTGPNDPDTDRDGLSDGGEVLLGTDPLDINSVLRIFSIRHDPETAAVSIFWSAVPGRTYTLEVRLGAASEPWTPAAVAIAREAVLAVTLPADDENPLLTERFYRVRLGD
- a CDS encoding chemotaxis protein CheD; its protein translation is MKASKLPQLHLKPGELILCREPSMIVTVLGSCVSVTMFHPRSHLAGICHAMLPDGRPGAAGDQEACPYRYVSEVVPRMCDHFRQAGLRPEEIEVKLFGGGNVISMSEVPSRERWIGNANVRRARELLKQAGFTIHASNVGGTDGRKILFNTATGEVMHKHLGHRNPTRLP
- a CDS encoding protein-glutamate O-methyltransferase CheR encodes the protein MPARPNVKVSSGGNGQPEAVALNDALNLSADNFARFAEFITRELGIMMNESKVSMLQSRLMRRLRHLELDSLDDYQDYLFNSPNAEEERVHFIDAVTTNKTDFFREPRHFEYLTRTAMPNLALQYGKGPNWRFKLWCAGCSTGEEPYTQAMVLGEYARERRGFDFVVLATDISTRVLEQASAGIYEEARIEPVPEPLRPRYLMRSKDPAQGLVRIVPELRRRIHFHRLNFMDGNYNVKDEFEVIFFRNVMIYFDKPTQESVINKLCRNLKPGGYLFVGHSESLAGLNIPVTPVASAVFRKPL
- a CDS encoding chemotaxis response regulator protein-glutamate methylesterase, translating into MNKPKIRVLVVDDSATVRQSLKEILETDPSIAVMATASDPYMAVERIREEVPDVITLDVEMPRMDGITFLQRIMSQHPIPVVICSTLTEKGSETAIAALEKGAVDIITKPKLGTKQFFQESCVHICDVVKSAALVRVRERRAAAPALQVQPKLSADSVIAKATSQAMIQTTEKIVAIGASTGGTEALREFLQALPADSPGIVIVQHMPEKFTASFAARLNELCAVTVKEAADGDSVIRGQVLIAPGNKHTLLKRSGARYFVEVKDGPLVSRHRPSVDVLFRSAARYAGKNCVGVIMTGMGDDGARGMQEMKEAGALNIAQDEASCVVFGMPAEAIKHGGVSKVLPLSTIADEVVRLCS